A window from Bombus pascuorum chromosome 12, iyBomPasc1.1, whole genome shotgun sequence encodes these proteins:
- the LOC132913032 gene encoding glucose dehydrogenase [FAD, quinone]-like isoform X1, which produces MNYKETFYGERMSYNVSVSAACPVPYLGPSLAQTCPGSQFLTFMTLLDTFVRAKDEISHLCERVRPIDPAEYYYDFIVIGGGTAGSVVASRLSDIPEWKVLLLEAGPDEPPGTDIPSMVAMFLGTEIDWQYRTVNEANACLSMGGSCSWPRGKNLGGTSVHNGMMYSRGNAMDYNNWAAMGNEGWSWQEVLPYFMCSENNTEINRVGRKYHATDGLLNIERFPWRPDISKDILAAAAERGYPITEDINGDQIIGFTTAQTMSKNGVRQSSSTAFLQPIRSRRNLQVVLNATATKIIIENKKAVGVQYYKNGELRVARASREIIVSGGAVNSPQLLLLSGIGPKEHLDAVNVSVVKDLPGVGENLHNHVSYTVSWTINQPNEFDLNWAAALEYVSFQKGPMASTGLSQLTGILPSRYTTSDYPDLQFFFGGYQASCATTGEIGALMDGGRRSISISPTNTHPRSKGTLRLATNDPLAKPIIHGNYFSDPMDMDILLEGIQIALSFGNTTAMAKYNMTLGNQPLSACSQYPFLSNDYWRCAMRQDTGPENHQAGSCKMGPASDPMAVVDPLLRVHGIKGLRVADTSIMPQVTSGNTGAPAIMIGERAAAFIKMDWGVKPTQCSRSTIDNSLDLLLWGIKYIDWDQPIW; this is translated from the exons ATGAATTATAAAGAGACGTTCTACGGTGAGAG AATGTCGTACAACGTGTCAGTCTCGGCGGCCTGTCCGGTACCATATCTCGGACCAAGCCTCGCGCAGACCTGTCCAGGATCTCAGTTTCTGACATTCATGACCCTTCTGGACACGTTCGTTCGCGCCAAAGATGAAATTTCTCACCTCTGCGAACGAGTCAGACCTATCGATCCAGCCGAATACTACTACGATTTTATCGTCATCGGCG GGGGAACAGCCGGTTCCGTTGTGGCATCTAGGCTCAGTGATATACCGGAATGGAAAGTTTTGCTGCTCGAGGCTGGGCCAGACGAACCACCTGGTACCGATATCCCCAGCATGGTCGCTATGTTTCTAG GCACCGAGATCGATTGGCAGTATCGAACCGTGAACGAAGCGAACGCCTGTCTTTCGATGGGAGGATCTTGTAGCTGGCCACGAGGCAAGAACCTCGGCGGCACGTCAGTTCACAACGGTATGATGTATTCGCGAGGTAACGCCATGGACTACAACAACTGGGCAGCGATGGGCAACGAAGGATGGTCTTGGCAGGAG GTTTTGCCGTATTTCATGTGCTCGGAGAATAACACGGAGATCAATCGAGTTGGACGGAAATACCATGCAACCGACGGATTGCTCAACATCGAGAGGTTTCCTTGGAGGCCCGACATTTCTAAAGACATCCTCGCAGCCGCGGCCGAGAGAGGATACCCGATCACGGAGGACATTAACGGTGATCAGATCATCGGGTTCACGACCGCTCAAACGATGAGCAAGAACGGAGTTCGACAGAGCAGCTCGACCGCTTTCCTCCAACCAATTCGTTCCAGACGAAACCTTCAGGTCGTTCTGAATGCTACTGCTACGAAGATCATTATCGAAAACAAGAAGGCAGTCGGTGTTCAATATTATAAA AATGGGGAACTTCGCGTGGCAAGAGCCTCGCGTGAGATAATCGTCTCTGGCGGGGCTGTCAACTCCCCTCAACTCTTATTGCTCTCTGGAATTGGACCAAAGGAGCATTTGGACGCCGTGAACGTGAGCGTCGTTAAAGATCTTCCAG GAGTCGGTGAGAATCTACACAATCACGTGTCGTACACAGTGTCTTGGACCATAAATCAACCAAACGAATTCGACCTGAATTGGGCGGCAGCCTTGGAATACGTCTCTTTCCAAAAAGGGCCCATGGCATCGACAGGTTTATCGCAATTAACGGGAATTCTACCTTCGCGCTACACCACCTCCGATTATCCTGATCTTCAGTTCTTTTTCGGTGGGTATCAAGCATCGTGTGCCACCACAGGGGAGATAGGAGCCCTCATGGACGGTGGACGTCGTAGCATAAGCATATCGCCGACGAATACTCATCCCCGTAGCAAAG GAACTCTTCGGTTGGCTACCAACGATCCTCTCGCGAAACCCATAATCCATGGAAATTATTTCAGCGATCCAATGGACATGGATATCCTCCTGGAGGGAATTCAGATAGCCTTGTCGTTCGGCAACACTACCGCTATGGCGAAATATAATATGACGCTCGGTAACCAACCTCTATCTGCTTGCTCGCAGTATCCGTTCCTAAGCAACGATTACTGGAGATGTGCCATGCGTCAGGACACAGGTCCGGAGAATCATCAGGCAGGTTCCTGTAAAATGGGTCCAGCCTCGGACCCGATGGCCGTTGTAGATCCGCTATTGAGAGTACATGGTATTAAAGGGTTGCGAGTCGCCGACACGTCCATCATGCCTCAa GTAACGTCTGGCAACACGGGCGCTCCGGCGATCATGATCGGCGAAAGGGCAGCGGCGTTCATCAAGATGGACTGGGGTGTTAAGCCGACACAATG TTCCCGTTCCACGATCGACAACTCGTTGGATCTGTTGCTTTGGGGGATCAAATACATCGACTGGGACCAGCCTATCTGGTAG
- the LOC132913032 gene encoding glucose dehydrogenase [FAD, quinone]-like isoform X3: MLMSYNVSVSAACPVPYLGPSLAQTCPGSQFLTFMTLLDTFVRAKDEISHLCERVRPIDPAEYYYDFIVIGGGTAGSVVASRLSDIPEWKVLLLEAGPDEPPGTDIPSMVAMFLGTEIDWQYRTVNEANACLSMGGSCSWPRGKNLGGTSVHNGMMYSRGNAMDYNNWAAMGNEGWSWQEVLPYFMCSENNTEINRVGRKYHATDGLLNIERFPWRPDISKDILAAAAERGYPITEDINGDQIIGFTTAQTMSKNGVRQSSSTAFLQPIRSRRNLQVVLNATATKIIIENKKAVGVQYYKNGELRVARASREIIVSGGAVNSPQLLLLSGIGPKEHLDAVNVSVVKDLPGVGENLHNHVSYTVSWTINQPNEFDLNWAAALEYVSFQKGPMASTGLSQLTGILPSRYTTSDYPDLQFFFGGYQASCATTGEIGALMDGGRRSISISPTNTHPRSKGTLRLATNDPLAKPIIHGNYFSDPMDMDILLEGIQIALSFGNTTAMAKYNMTLGNQPLSACSQYPFLSNDYWRCAMRQDTGPENHQAGSCKMGPASDPMAVVDPLLRVHGIKGLRVADTSIMPQVTSGNTGAPAIMIGERAAAFIKMDWGVKPTQCSRSTIDNSLDLLLWGIKYIDWDQPIW; the protein is encoded by the exons ATGCT AATGTCGTACAACGTGTCAGTCTCGGCGGCCTGTCCGGTACCATATCTCGGACCAAGCCTCGCGCAGACCTGTCCAGGATCTCAGTTTCTGACATTCATGACCCTTCTGGACACGTTCGTTCGCGCCAAAGATGAAATTTCTCACCTCTGCGAACGAGTCAGACCTATCGATCCAGCCGAATACTACTACGATTTTATCGTCATCGGCG GGGGAACAGCCGGTTCCGTTGTGGCATCTAGGCTCAGTGATATACCGGAATGGAAAGTTTTGCTGCTCGAGGCTGGGCCAGACGAACCACCTGGTACCGATATCCCCAGCATGGTCGCTATGTTTCTAG GCACCGAGATCGATTGGCAGTATCGAACCGTGAACGAAGCGAACGCCTGTCTTTCGATGGGAGGATCTTGTAGCTGGCCACGAGGCAAGAACCTCGGCGGCACGTCAGTTCACAACGGTATGATGTATTCGCGAGGTAACGCCATGGACTACAACAACTGGGCAGCGATGGGCAACGAAGGATGGTCTTGGCAGGAG GTTTTGCCGTATTTCATGTGCTCGGAGAATAACACGGAGATCAATCGAGTTGGACGGAAATACCATGCAACCGACGGATTGCTCAACATCGAGAGGTTTCCTTGGAGGCCCGACATTTCTAAAGACATCCTCGCAGCCGCGGCCGAGAGAGGATACCCGATCACGGAGGACATTAACGGTGATCAGATCATCGGGTTCACGACCGCTCAAACGATGAGCAAGAACGGAGTTCGACAGAGCAGCTCGACCGCTTTCCTCCAACCAATTCGTTCCAGACGAAACCTTCAGGTCGTTCTGAATGCTACTGCTACGAAGATCATTATCGAAAACAAGAAGGCAGTCGGTGTTCAATATTATAAA AATGGGGAACTTCGCGTGGCAAGAGCCTCGCGTGAGATAATCGTCTCTGGCGGGGCTGTCAACTCCCCTCAACTCTTATTGCTCTCTGGAATTGGACCAAAGGAGCATTTGGACGCCGTGAACGTGAGCGTCGTTAAAGATCTTCCAG GAGTCGGTGAGAATCTACACAATCACGTGTCGTACACAGTGTCTTGGACCATAAATCAACCAAACGAATTCGACCTGAATTGGGCGGCAGCCTTGGAATACGTCTCTTTCCAAAAAGGGCCCATGGCATCGACAGGTTTATCGCAATTAACGGGAATTCTACCTTCGCGCTACACCACCTCCGATTATCCTGATCTTCAGTTCTTTTTCGGTGGGTATCAAGCATCGTGTGCCACCACAGGGGAGATAGGAGCCCTCATGGACGGTGGACGTCGTAGCATAAGCATATCGCCGACGAATACTCATCCCCGTAGCAAAG GAACTCTTCGGTTGGCTACCAACGATCCTCTCGCGAAACCCATAATCCATGGAAATTATTTCAGCGATCCAATGGACATGGATATCCTCCTGGAGGGAATTCAGATAGCCTTGTCGTTCGGCAACACTACCGCTATGGCGAAATATAATATGACGCTCGGTAACCAACCTCTATCTGCTTGCTCGCAGTATCCGTTCCTAAGCAACGATTACTGGAGATGTGCCATGCGTCAGGACACAGGTCCGGAGAATCATCAGGCAGGTTCCTGTAAAATGGGTCCAGCCTCGGACCCGATGGCCGTTGTAGATCCGCTATTGAGAGTACATGGTATTAAAGGGTTGCGAGTCGCCGACACGTCCATCATGCCTCAa GTAACGTCTGGCAACACGGGCGCTCCGGCGATCATGATCGGCGAAAGGGCAGCGGCGTTCATCAAGATGGACTGGGGTGTTAAGCCGACACAATG TTCCCGTTCCACGATCGACAACTCGTTGGATCTGTTGCTTTGGGGGATCAAATACATCGACTGGGACCAGCCTATCTGGTAG
- the LOC132913032 gene encoding glucose dehydrogenase [FAD, quinone]-like isoform X2 → MEIFLRRRMSYNVSVSAACPVPYLGPSLAQTCPGSQFLTFMTLLDTFVRAKDEISHLCERVRPIDPAEYYYDFIVIGGGTAGSVVASRLSDIPEWKVLLLEAGPDEPPGTDIPSMVAMFLGTEIDWQYRTVNEANACLSMGGSCSWPRGKNLGGTSVHNGMMYSRGNAMDYNNWAAMGNEGWSWQEVLPYFMCSENNTEINRVGRKYHATDGLLNIERFPWRPDISKDILAAAAERGYPITEDINGDQIIGFTTAQTMSKNGVRQSSSTAFLQPIRSRRNLQVVLNATATKIIIENKKAVGVQYYKNGELRVARASREIIVSGGAVNSPQLLLLSGIGPKEHLDAVNVSVVKDLPGVGENLHNHVSYTVSWTINQPNEFDLNWAAALEYVSFQKGPMASTGLSQLTGILPSRYTTSDYPDLQFFFGGYQASCATTGEIGALMDGGRRSISISPTNTHPRSKGTLRLATNDPLAKPIIHGNYFSDPMDMDILLEGIQIALSFGNTTAMAKYNMTLGNQPLSACSQYPFLSNDYWRCAMRQDTGPENHQAGSCKMGPASDPMAVVDPLLRVHGIKGLRVADTSIMPQVTSGNTGAPAIMIGERAAAFIKMDWGVKPTQCSRSTIDNSLDLLLWGIKYIDWDQPIW, encoded by the exons ATGGAGATTTTCCTACGTAGGAG AATGTCGTACAACGTGTCAGTCTCGGCGGCCTGTCCGGTACCATATCTCGGACCAAGCCTCGCGCAGACCTGTCCAGGATCTCAGTTTCTGACATTCATGACCCTTCTGGACACGTTCGTTCGCGCCAAAGATGAAATTTCTCACCTCTGCGAACGAGTCAGACCTATCGATCCAGCCGAATACTACTACGATTTTATCGTCATCGGCG GGGGAACAGCCGGTTCCGTTGTGGCATCTAGGCTCAGTGATATACCGGAATGGAAAGTTTTGCTGCTCGAGGCTGGGCCAGACGAACCACCTGGTACCGATATCCCCAGCATGGTCGCTATGTTTCTAG GCACCGAGATCGATTGGCAGTATCGAACCGTGAACGAAGCGAACGCCTGTCTTTCGATGGGAGGATCTTGTAGCTGGCCACGAGGCAAGAACCTCGGCGGCACGTCAGTTCACAACGGTATGATGTATTCGCGAGGTAACGCCATGGACTACAACAACTGGGCAGCGATGGGCAACGAAGGATGGTCTTGGCAGGAG GTTTTGCCGTATTTCATGTGCTCGGAGAATAACACGGAGATCAATCGAGTTGGACGGAAATACCATGCAACCGACGGATTGCTCAACATCGAGAGGTTTCCTTGGAGGCCCGACATTTCTAAAGACATCCTCGCAGCCGCGGCCGAGAGAGGATACCCGATCACGGAGGACATTAACGGTGATCAGATCATCGGGTTCACGACCGCTCAAACGATGAGCAAGAACGGAGTTCGACAGAGCAGCTCGACCGCTTTCCTCCAACCAATTCGTTCCAGACGAAACCTTCAGGTCGTTCTGAATGCTACTGCTACGAAGATCATTATCGAAAACAAGAAGGCAGTCGGTGTTCAATATTATAAA AATGGGGAACTTCGCGTGGCAAGAGCCTCGCGTGAGATAATCGTCTCTGGCGGGGCTGTCAACTCCCCTCAACTCTTATTGCTCTCTGGAATTGGACCAAAGGAGCATTTGGACGCCGTGAACGTGAGCGTCGTTAAAGATCTTCCAG GAGTCGGTGAGAATCTACACAATCACGTGTCGTACACAGTGTCTTGGACCATAAATCAACCAAACGAATTCGACCTGAATTGGGCGGCAGCCTTGGAATACGTCTCTTTCCAAAAAGGGCCCATGGCATCGACAGGTTTATCGCAATTAACGGGAATTCTACCTTCGCGCTACACCACCTCCGATTATCCTGATCTTCAGTTCTTTTTCGGTGGGTATCAAGCATCGTGTGCCACCACAGGGGAGATAGGAGCCCTCATGGACGGTGGACGTCGTAGCATAAGCATATCGCCGACGAATACTCATCCCCGTAGCAAAG GAACTCTTCGGTTGGCTACCAACGATCCTCTCGCGAAACCCATAATCCATGGAAATTATTTCAGCGATCCAATGGACATGGATATCCTCCTGGAGGGAATTCAGATAGCCTTGTCGTTCGGCAACACTACCGCTATGGCGAAATATAATATGACGCTCGGTAACCAACCTCTATCTGCTTGCTCGCAGTATCCGTTCCTAAGCAACGATTACTGGAGATGTGCCATGCGTCAGGACACAGGTCCGGAGAATCATCAGGCAGGTTCCTGTAAAATGGGTCCAGCCTCGGACCCGATGGCCGTTGTAGATCCGCTATTGAGAGTACATGGTATTAAAGGGTTGCGAGTCGCCGACACGTCCATCATGCCTCAa GTAACGTCTGGCAACACGGGCGCTCCGGCGATCATGATCGGCGAAAGGGCAGCGGCGTTCATCAAGATGGACTGGGGTGTTAAGCCGACACAATG TTCCCGTTCCACGATCGACAACTCGTTGGATCTGTTGCTTTGGGGGATCAAATACATCGACTGGGACCAGCCTATCTGGTAG
- the LOC132913032 gene encoding glucose dehydrogenase [FAD, quinone]-like isoform X4 → MSYNVSVSAACPVPYLGPSLAQTCPGSQFLTFMTLLDTFVRAKDEISHLCERVRPIDPAEYYYDFIVIGGGTAGSVVASRLSDIPEWKVLLLEAGPDEPPGTDIPSMVAMFLGTEIDWQYRTVNEANACLSMGGSCSWPRGKNLGGTSVHNGMMYSRGNAMDYNNWAAMGNEGWSWQEVLPYFMCSENNTEINRVGRKYHATDGLLNIERFPWRPDISKDILAAAAERGYPITEDINGDQIIGFTTAQTMSKNGVRQSSSTAFLQPIRSRRNLQVVLNATATKIIIENKKAVGVQYYKNGELRVARASREIIVSGGAVNSPQLLLLSGIGPKEHLDAVNVSVVKDLPGVGENLHNHVSYTVSWTINQPNEFDLNWAAALEYVSFQKGPMASTGLSQLTGILPSRYTTSDYPDLQFFFGGYQASCATTGEIGALMDGGRRSISISPTNTHPRSKGTLRLATNDPLAKPIIHGNYFSDPMDMDILLEGIQIALSFGNTTAMAKYNMTLGNQPLSACSQYPFLSNDYWRCAMRQDTGPENHQAGSCKMGPASDPMAVVDPLLRVHGIKGLRVADTSIMPQVTSGNTGAPAIMIGERAAAFIKMDWGVKPTQCSRSTIDNSLDLLLWGIKYIDWDQPIW, encoded by the exons ATGTCGTACAACGTGTCAGTCTCGGCGGCCTGTCCGGTACCATATCTCGGACCAAGCCTCGCGCAGACCTGTCCAGGATCTCAGTTTCTGACATTCATGACCCTTCTGGACACGTTCGTTCGCGCCAAAGATGAAATTTCTCACCTCTGCGAACGAGTCAGACCTATCGATCCAGCCGAATACTACTACGATTTTATCGTCATCGGCG GGGGAACAGCCGGTTCCGTTGTGGCATCTAGGCTCAGTGATATACCGGAATGGAAAGTTTTGCTGCTCGAGGCTGGGCCAGACGAACCACCTGGTACCGATATCCCCAGCATGGTCGCTATGTTTCTAG GCACCGAGATCGATTGGCAGTATCGAACCGTGAACGAAGCGAACGCCTGTCTTTCGATGGGAGGATCTTGTAGCTGGCCACGAGGCAAGAACCTCGGCGGCACGTCAGTTCACAACGGTATGATGTATTCGCGAGGTAACGCCATGGACTACAACAACTGGGCAGCGATGGGCAACGAAGGATGGTCTTGGCAGGAG GTTTTGCCGTATTTCATGTGCTCGGAGAATAACACGGAGATCAATCGAGTTGGACGGAAATACCATGCAACCGACGGATTGCTCAACATCGAGAGGTTTCCTTGGAGGCCCGACATTTCTAAAGACATCCTCGCAGCCGCGGCCGAGAGAGGATACCCGATCACGGAGGACATTAACGGTGATCAGATCATCGGGTTCACGACCGCTCAAACGATGAGCAAGAACGGAGTTCGACAGAGCAGCTCGACCGCTTTCCTCCAACCAATTCGTTCCAGACGAAACCTTCAGGTCGTTCTGAATGCTACTGCTACGAAGATCATTATCGAAAACAAGAAGGCAGTCGGTGTTCAATATTATAAA AATGGGGAACTTCGCGTGGCAAGAGCCTCGCGTGAGATAATCGTCTCTGGCGGGGCTGTCAACTCCCCTCAACTCTTATTGCTCTCTGGAATTGGACCAAAGGAGCATTTGGACGCCGTGAACGTGAGCGTCGTTAAAGATCTTCCAG GAGTCGGTGAGAATCTACACAATCACGTGTCGTACACAGTGTCTTGGACCATAAATCAACCAAACGAATTCGACCTGAATTGGGCGGCAGCCTTGGAATACGTCTCTTTCCAAAAAGGGCCCATGGCATCGACAGGTTTATCGCAATTAACGGGAATTCTACCTTCGCGCTACACCACCTCCGATTATCCTGATCTTCAGTTCTTTTTCGGTGGGTATCAAGCATCGTGTGCCACCACAGGGGAGATAGGAGCCCTCATGGACGGTGGACGTCGTAGCATAAGCATATCGCCGACGAATACTCATCCCCGTAGCAAAG GAACTCTTCGGTTGGCTACCAACGATCCTCTCGCGAAACCCATAATCCATGGAAATTATTTCAGCGATCCAATGGACATGGATATCCTCCTGGAGGGAATTCAGATAGCCTTGTCGTTCGGCAACACTACCGCTATGGCGAAATATAATATGACGCTCGGTAACCAACCTCTATCTGCTTGCTCGCAGTATCCGTTCCTAAGCAACGATTACTGGAGATGTGCCATGCGTCAGGACACAGGTCCGGAGAATCATCAGGCAGGTTCCTGTAAAATGGGTCCAGCCTCGGACCCGATGGCCGTTGTAGATCCGCTATTGAGAGTACATGGTATTAAAGGGTTGCGAGTCGCCGACACGTCCATCATGCCTCAa GTAACGTCTGGCAACACGGGCGCTCCGGCGATCATGATCGGCGAAAGGGCAGCGGCGTTCATCAAGATGGACTGGGGTGTTAAGCCGACACAATG TTCCCGTTCCACGATCGACAACTCGTTGGATCTGTTGCTTTGGGGGATCAAATACATCGACTGGGACCAGCCTATCTGGTAG